From one Nocardioides sp. Kera G14 genomic stretch:
- a CDS encoding MlaE family ABC transporter permease → MARGLVASTTNAVVDAFAALGDFATFSWTALRSVPTTLRLYPNEALRQLKDIAWGSGALLVGGGTVGVMVLLSIAAGTSLGIEGFNGLELVGLAPLTGFISASANTRELAPLIAALALAAQVGCRFTAQLGSMKISEEVDALEVMAVRPVRYLVATRLAATVVAILPLYLVGLIGSYVASQWSVVFLFHQSPGQYEHYFSTFVQGRDVFYSVIKIMLFSVIITLIHCWYGLKAGGGPQAVGEATGASIRASIVVVVALNMLLTLIFWGGDPGFRISG, encoded by the coding sequence ATGGCCCGGGGTCTCGTCGCGAGCACGACGAACGCGGTCGTCGACGCGTTCGCCGCCCTGGGTGACTTCGCCACCTTCAGCTGGACCGCGCTGCGCAGCGTCCCGACCACGCTGCGGCTCTATCCCAACGAGGCGCTGCGCCAGCTCAAGGACATCGCGTGGGGCTCGGGCGCGCTGCTCGTCGGCGGCGGCACCGTCGGTGTCATGGTGCTGCTCTCCATCGCTGCCGGCACGTCGCTCGGCATCGAGGGCTTCAACGGCCTCGAGCTCGTCGGCCTGGCGCCGCTCACCGGATTCATCTCCGCCAGCGCGAACACCCGCGAGCTGGCGCCCCTGATCGCGGCGCTCGCCCTGGCCGCGCAGGTCGGCTGCCGCTTCACCGCGCAGCTCGGCTCGATGAAGATCAGCGAGGAGGTCGACGCCCTCGAGGTGATGGCGGTACGGCCGGTGCGCTACCTCGTCGCGACCCGGCTGGCGGCGACGGTGGTCGCCATCCTGCCGCTCTACCTCGTCGGGCTGATCGGCTCCTACGTCGCCTCGCAGTGGTCCGTCGTCTTCCTCTTCCACCAGTCACCGGGCCAGTACGAGCACTACTTCTCGACCTTCGTGCAGGGACGTGATGTGTTCTACTCCGTCATCAAGATCATGCTCTTCTCGGTGATCATCACGCTGATCCACTGCTGGTACGGCCTCAAGGCCGGCGGCGGTCCGCAGGCGGTGGGCGAGGCCACCGGCGCCTCGATCCGCGCCAGCATCGTCGTGGTGGTCGCGCTCAACATGCTCCTGACCCTCATCTTCTGGGGTGGCGACCCCGGCTTCCGGATCTCGGGGTGA
- a CDS encoding MlaE family ABC transporter permease produces the protein MIARRFSWTEFLLQAWFMTKVSLLPTILVAIPFGVITSVQIGGIASQIGAVSFSGAVNGIGVLRQGAPLVTSLMIAGAVGSAICSDIGARQVREEIDAMKVMGINPIQRLVAPRVVAALVVALLLTVVVAVAAMLTGFILNVGGGKVSAGTYINSFVSFSQPMDLALAELKALIFGFIATIVACHKGLSASGGAKGVADAVNQAVVLSVILLAVVNVALTQAYSMLSPSGAA, from the coding sequence ATGATCGCGCGACGCTTCAGCTGGACCGAGTTCCTCCTCCAGGCCTGGTTCATGACCAAGGTCTCCCTGCTCCCGACGATCCTCGTGGCCATCCCGTTCGGCGTGATCACCTCGGTGCAGATCGGCGGCATCGCCTCCCAGATCGGCGCCGTCTCCTTCTCCGGCGCGGTCAACGGCATCGGCGTCCTGCGTCAGGGCGCGCCGCTCGTCACGAGCCTGATGATCGCCGGTGCGGTCGGCTCTGCGATCTGCTCGGACATCGGCGCACGGCAGGTCCGTGAGGAGATCGACGCGATGAAGGTGATGGGCATCAACCCGATCCAGCGCCTCGTGGCCCCGCGGGTCGTCGCGGCACTCGTCGTCGCACTGCTGCTCACCGTCGTCGTCGCCGTCGCGGCCATGCTCACCGGCTTCATCCTCAACGTCGGCGGCGGCAAGGTCTCCGCCGGCACCTACATCAACTCCTTCGTCAGCTTCAGCCAGCCGATGGACCTCGCGCTGGCCGAGCTCAAGGCGCTGATCTTCGGCTTCATCGCCACGATCGTCGCCTGCCACAAGGGCCTGTCGGCCAGCGGTGGCGCCAAGGGCGTCGCCGACGCGGTCAACCAGGCGGTCGTGCTCAGCGTCATCCTGCTCGCCGTCGTGAACGTGGCCCTCACGCAGGCCTACTCGATGCTCTCGCCGAGCGGTGCGGCCTGA
- a CDS encoding glycerophosphodiester phosphodiesterase, which yields MARRRHLALAALAPVLAGFLLIAPVSAPAEAATVHRAAPVSSVAHPIAGERFTLSGGLGRSVSRYALLQRRSGNRWVGVQKKRIPASGRYGFVITQPSTTASWRVIARRTRVRHHTYALRQSAPRTLTRAAQRGSIAGARVMRVGGSLLVEAAFSPGRPGRAVQFQINDGSGWRAARNGRQGPIGRTRYTVASSTQRLLQVRAVTGARNGAPAYTTPSVKVPVVGVRPQIAAHRGFSSYYPENTLPAYSGALGNGTDWLETDFQRTAPDTQAEVDSVATGECPAAVTTAGAQHFIALHDNDFDRTTNVRTVFPPSSYPDLYDAKGNPVVGEFTLCQIKQLDAGSWKNPALFAHTPVPTLEEVLDLLRTSSNTTARIMIEPKLSNVTESTALADAVQAYDVAHASDAGYWPLIDPSGHHDRALFDTFDFADATALTAHTPGIEVGTVADNTADAMHGDETAPAISTAAGATAVLVKDNLVTAARVDRLHAAGLKVYVWTVDSAARWFELAALGIDGVITDNSKGMAAQFRTLGL from the coding sequence ATGGCCCGACGACGACATCTCGCCCTCGCCGCCCTCGCTCCCGTTCTCGCCGGCTTCCTGCTGATCGCGCCTGTCAGCGCTCCCGCAGAGGCCGCGACGGTCCACCGCGCAGCCCCCGTCAGCTCCGTCGCACACCCCATCGCGGGCGAGCGCTTCACCCTCTCAGGAGGTCTGGGCCGGTCCGTGTCCCGCTACGCGCTGCTGCAGCGCAGGAGCGGCAACCGCTGGGTCGGCGTCCAGAAGAAGCGGATCCCGGCCTCGGGCCGCTACGGCTTCGTCATCACCCAGCCGAGCACCACCGCGTCCTGGCGGGTGATCGCCCGCCGGACCCGGGTCCGTCACCACACCTACGCCCTTCGGCAGAGCGCGCCGCGGACCCTCACCCGCGCCGCCCAGAGGGGCAGCATCGCCGGCGCACGCGTCATGAGGGTCGGCGGCAGTCTGCTCGTCGAGGCGGCCTTCTCGCCGGGCCGACCCGGCCGGGCGGTCCAGTTCCAGATCAACGACGGCTCCGGTTGGCGCGCGGCGCGCAACGGCCGACAGGGTCCGATCGGCCGCACGCGCTACACCGTGGCCAGTTCCACGCAGCGACTCCTCCAGGTGCGGGCCGTCACCGGCGCACGCAACGGCGCGCCGGCGTACACCACTCCGTCGGTGAAGGTGCCGGTCGTCGGCGTACGGCCCCAGATCGCGGCCCACCGCGGCTTCTCCTCCTACTACCCCGAGAACACGCTGCCCGCGTACAGCGGTGCCCTCGGCAACGGGACCGACTGGCTCGAGACGGACTTCCAGCGCACGGCGCCCGACACCCAGGCCGAGGTCGACAGCGTCGCCACCGGCGAGTGTCCCGCCGCCGTGACGACGGCCGGAGCACAGCACTTCATCGCCCTGCACGACAACGACTTCGACCGCACCACCAACGTCCGCACGGTCTTCCCGCCCAGCTCCTACCCGGACCTCTATGACGCGAAGGGCAACCCGGTCGTCGGGGAGTTCACGCTCTGCCAGATCAAGCAGCTCGACGCCGGGTCGTGGAAGAACCCTGCCCTCTTCGCCCACACCCCGGTGCCGACGCTGGAGGAGGTGCTGGACCTGCTGCGCACGTCGTCCAACACGACGGCGCGGATCATGATCGAGCCGAAGCTCTCCAACGTCACCGAGTCGACCGCGCTCGCCGATGCCGTCCAGGCGTACGACGTCGCTCACGCCTCCGACGCGGGTTACTGGCCTCTCATCGACCCGAGTGGCCACCATGACCGCGCCCTCTTCGACACCTTCGACTTCGCCGACGCGACGGCCCTGACCGCCCACACCCCGGGGATCGAGGTCGGCACCGTCGCCGACAACACGGCCGATGCCATGCATGGTGACGAGACCGCGCCCGCGATCTCGACCGCGGCAGGCGCCACAGCCGTGCTGGTCAAGGACAACCTCGTCACGGCAGCACGGGTCGATCGCCTGCACGCGGCGGGCTTGAAGGTCTACGTCTGGACGGTCGACAGTGCGGCCCGCTGGTTCGAGCTCGCCGCGCTCGGCATCGACGGCGTCATCACCGACAACTCGAAGGGCATGGCGGCGCAGTTCCGAACCCTCGGGCTGTGA
- a CDS encoding TetR/AcrR family transcriptional regulator yields the protein MSTAPETDGRRSAAAARRRARESDIIGATRKLFDERGVRDAQIEDIARAVGINRAIVYRHFTGKEELFALTLVGYLEELRAELETASAGEGSLADKVAATIGAFVDYGVAHPAFSDCAQALMRRTGPELFDEISEGAMLRLGRAMTGCLSILTRLIDEGNAAGDFHVENPAFLANTLYASGLGALQLARIGITVTEAMPGVPVVGELSVAEVRGYMTKAALAMLR from the coding sequence GTGAGTACCGCCCCCGAGACCGACGGTCGACGATCCGCAGCGGCCGCGCGCCGGCGCGCGCGGGAGAGCGACATCATCGGCGCGACCCGGAAGCTCTTCGACGAGCGCGGCGTCCGCGATGCCCAGATCGAGGACATCGCCCGAGCCGTCGGGATCAACCGCGCGATCGTCTACCGCCACTTCACCGGCAAGGAGGAGCTCTTCGCGCTCACCCTCGTGGGCTACCTGGAGGAGCTGCGCGCGGAGCTCGAGACGGCAAGCGCCGGCGAGGGATCGCTCGCCGACAAGGTGGCCGCGACCATCGGCGCCTTCGTGGACTACGGCGTGGCGCACCCCGCCTTCTCCGACTGCGCCCAGGCGCTGATGCGCCGGACCGGCCCCGAGCTCTTCGACGAGATCTCCGAGGGTGCGATGCTCCGCCTCGGTCGCGCGATGACGGGTTGCCTGTCGATCCTGACCCGCCTCATCGACGAGGGAAACGCCGCCGGCGACTTCCACGTCGAGAACCCGGCCTTCCTCGCGAACACCCTCTATGCGAGCGGACTCGGCGCCCTCCAGCTTGCGCGGATCGGCATCACCGTCACGGAGGCGATGCCGGGTGTCCCCGTCGTGGGCGAGCTCTCCGTGGCAGAGGTGAGGGGCTACATGACGAAGGCCGCCCTAGCCATGCTCCGCTAG
- a CDS encoding acetyl-CoA C-acetyltransferase, which translates to MTDSSRAARKVAILGGNRIPFARSNGAYSNASNQEMFTAALDGLVARFGLDGERLGEVAGGAVLKHSRDFNLVRESVLSTKLAPETPGVDLQQACGTGLQAINYIANKIALGQLDSGIGGGVDTTSDAPIAISEKLRKKLIAVNNKRTTADKLKALAAIRPGDIGLAVPSNGEPRTGLSMGDSQALTALEWKITREAQDELAVASHHNLFASYEEGWQDDLVTPFRGLERDNNLRGDSSVEKLSTLKPVFGKGEGATMTAANSTPLTDGASTVLLSSEEWAEAHGLKPLAYFVDSETAAVDFVTGREGLLMAPAYAVPRMLARNGLTLQDFDYYEIHEAFASQVLSTLKAWEDEVFCKERLGLDEPLGSVDRSKLNVKGSSLAAGHPFAATGGRIVANAAKLLDAKGSGRALISVCAAGGQGVVAILEK; encoded by the coding sequence ATGACTGACTCCTCGCGTGCGGCCCGCAAGGTCGCCATCCTCGGCGGCAACCGGATCCCGTTCGCCCGCTCCAACGGTGCCTACTCGAACGCCTCCAACCAGGAGATGTTCACGGCCGCGCTCGACGGCCTGGTCGCCCGCTTCGGCCTCGACGGTGAGCGTCTCGGCGAGGTCGCCGGCGGCGCGGTGCTCAAGCACAGCCGCGACTTCAACCTGGTCCGCGAGTCGGTGCTGAGCACCAAGCTCGCGCCCGAGACCCCCGGCGTCGACCTGCAGCAGGCCTGCGGGACCGGGCTCCAGGCGATCAACTACATCGCCAACAAGATCGCCCTCGGCCAGCTCGACTCGGGCATCGGCGGAGGCGTGGACACCACGTCGGACGCCCCGATCGCGATCTCGGAGAAGCTCCGCAAGAAGCTCATCGCCGTCAACAACAAGCGCACGACGGCCGACAAGCTCAAGGCGCTCGCCGCCATCCGTCCGGGCGACATCGGCCTCGCGGTCCCGTCCAACGGCGAGCCGCGGACCGGCCTCTCGATGGGTGACAGCCAGGCGCTGACCGCACTGGAGTGGAAGATCACCCGTGAGGCGCAGGACGAGCTGGCCGTCGCCTCGCACCACAACCTCTTCGCCTCCTACGAGGAGGGCTGGCAGGACGACCTGGTCACGCCGTTCCGCGGCCTCGAGCGCGACAACAACCTGCGCGGCGACTCCTCGGTGGAGAAACTCTCCACGCTCAAGCCGGTCTTCGGCAAGGGGGAGGGGGCCACGATGACGGCGGCCAACTCGACGCCGCTCACCGACGGCGCCTCCACCGTCCTGCTCTCCTCGGAGGAGTGGGCCGAGGCCCACGGCCTCAAGCCGCTCGCGTACTTCGTGGACTCCGAGACGGCGGCGGTCGACTTCGTCACCGGCCGCGAAGGCCTGCTGATGGCGCCGGCGTACGCCGTCCCCCGGATGCTCGCGCGCAACGGGCTGACCCTGCAGGACTTCGACTACTACGAGATCCACGAGGCCTTCGCCTCCCAGGTGCTCTCCACGCTCAAGGCGTGGGAGGACGAGGTGTTCTGCAAGGAGCGCCTCGGCCTGGACGAGCCGCTCGGCTCGGTCGACCGGTCCAAGCTCAACGTCAAGGGCTCCTCGCTGGCTGCGGGTCACCCCTTCGCCGCCACCGGTGGTCGCATCGTCGCCAATGCCGCGAAGCTCCTCGACGCCAAGGGCAGCGGTCGCGCGCTCATCTCCGTCTGCGCCGCAGGCGGCCAAGGCGTGGTGGCGATCCTGGAGAAGTAG
- a CDS encoding 3-oxoacyl-ACP reductase gives MSDKYQSFSQSTIGKILVKNLGLPQPTKLERYVDGDPLVKGTVLVGGHGRLVESLPGLLGVFGAEDVTDTVTEGSRYKALVFDATGYTSPDQLMALRDFFTPVLRSLESCPRVVVIGTPPETVSGQERVAQRALEGFTRSLGKEIGKGGTVQLVYVADGFEGSATSTLAFLLSPKSAYVSGQVIRIGLHEAEASHAVPDWFRPLEGKIALVTGASRGIGEQIARVLHRDGATVVGVDVPQAASDLQKVTGEIDGDWLTLDITAPDAPQRIAKHLKDNHGGVDIVVHNAGITRDKKLANMAEDRWSSVVSVNLVAPEKITAELLAQKVIRPNGRIIAVSSIAGIAGNVGQTNYAVSKAGVIGFVDSLADLLTDGITVNAVAPGFIITQMTAAVPFATREVGQRMNAMAQGGLPVDVAETIAWYASPGSTAVNGNVVRVCGQMMLGA, from the coding sequence ATGAGCGACAAGTACCAGTCCTTCAGCCAGTCCACGATCGGCAAGATCCTGGTCAAGAACCTGGGTCTTCCCCAGCCCACCAAGCTCGAGCGGTACGTCGACGGCGACCCGCTCGTCAAGGGCACCGTCCTGGTCGGCGGTCACGGCCGCCTCGTCGAGTCGCTGCCCGGCCTCCTGGGCGTCTTCGGCGCCGAGGACGTGACGGACACCGTGACCGAGGGCAGCCGCTACAAGGCGCTGGTCTTCGACGCGACCGGCTACACCTCGCCCGACCAGCTCATGGCGCTGCGTGACTTCTTCACGCCGGTGCTCCGCTCGCTCGAGAGCTGCCCCCGCGTCGTCGTGATCGGCACCCCTCCCGAGACGGTGTCGGGCCAGGAGCGCGTCGCCCAGCGCGCGCTCGAGGGCTTCACCCGCAGCCTCGGCAAGGAGATCGGCAAGGGCGGCACCGTCCAGCTCGTCTATGTCGCCGACGGCTTCGAGGGCTCCGCCACCTCCACGCTCGCCTTCCTCCTCTCCCCCAAGTCGGCCTACGTCAGCGGCCAGGTCATCCGGATCGGTCTGCACGAGGCCGAGGCGTCCCACGCCGTGCCCGACTGGTTCCGCCCGCTCGAGGGCAAGATCGCCCTCGTCACCGGCGCCAGCCGCGGAATCGGTGAGCAGATCGCCCGGGTCCTGCACCGCGACGGCGCGACCGTCGTCGGCGTCGACGTACCCCAGGCCGCCTCCGACCTGCAGAAGGTCACCGGCGAGATCGACGGTGACTGGCTCACGCTCGACATCACCGCGCCCGACGCTCCGCAGCGGATCGCCAAGCACCTCAAGGACAACCACGGCGGCGTCGACATCGTCGTGCATAACGCCGGCATCACGCGGGACAAGAAGCTCGCCAACATGGCCGAGGACCGCTGGTCCTCCGTCGTCTCGGTGAACCTCGTCGCTCCCGAGAAGATCACCGCCGAGCTCCTGGCCCAGAAGGTGATCCGCCCCAACGGCCGGATCATCGCCGTCAGCTCGATCGCCGGCATCGCCGGCAACGTAGGCCAGACCAACTACGCCGTCTCCAAGGCCGGCGTGATCGGCTTCGTGGACTCGCTGGCCGACCTGCTCACCGACGGCATCACCGTCAACGCCGTCGCGCCCGGCTTCATCATCACGCAGATGACGGCGGCCGTCCCGTTCGCGACCCGCGAGGTCGGTCAGCGGATGAATGCCATGGCCCAGGGCGGCCTACCCGTCGACGTCGCCGAGACCATCGCCTGGTACGCCAGCCCCGGCTCGACGGCCGTCAACGGCAACGTCGTCCGGGTCTGCGGCCAGATGATGCTGGGCGCCTGA